From a single Anaerolineales bacterium genomic region:
- the nuoF gene encoding NADH-quinone oxidoreductase subunit NuoF — translation MEHILLRHRDIPDIKNLNVYKKNGGFAALKKAVTKMKPTDVTEVVKNSGLRGRGGAGFPTGMKWSFIDNKNWPHYVVANADESEPGTFKDREIMEENPFQFLEGLALACYAVSANVAYIYLRGEFWQVAAFLDEKIAEMEEAGFLGDNLFGTDYSLKIYTHLGAGAYICGEETALLESLEGKRGQPRVRPPFPPSYGLYGKPTIINNVETFTNVPPILTNGADWYKSIGTADSAGVKIFSLSGRVRKPGNYELPFGATFRHLIYEHGMGIQDGRSVKAIMPAGASSSLIVVDDKVLDTPMDYASVRTIGGDLGSASVIVLDDTVDIDWVINKTIHFFKHESCGKCTPCREGNYWMRHLTERIHSGGGSTGDVDLLLNVAKQMQGKCLCALGEFSTMAVVTGIERFPQDFKKAVKA, via the coding sequence ATGGAACACATCCTTTTGCGCCATCGCGACATCCCTGATATCAAAAATCTCAATGTCTATAAAAAGAACGGCGGTTTCGCGGCATTAAAAAAAGCCGTGACCAAAATGAAGCCGACCGATGTGACCGAAGTGGTCAAGAACTCCGGTCTGCGCGGACGCGGCGGTGCGGGCTTCCCCACCGGTATGAAGTGGTCGTTCATCGACAACAAGAACTGGCCCCACTATGTGGTGGCAAATGCGGACGAGTCTGAGCCGGGTACGTTCAAAGACCGCGAGATCATGGAGGAGAATCCCTTCCAATTCCTGGAGGGACTCGCTCTCGCTTGTTACGCCGTCAGCGCGAATGTGGCATATATCTATCTGCGCGGCGAGTTTTGGCAGGTTGCCGCCTTCCTCGATGAGAAGATCGCGGAAATGGAAGAAGCGGGCTTCCTCGGTGACAATCTCTTCGGCACCGATTATTCGCTGAAGATTTACACCCATCTTGGCGCGGGTGCCTACATCTGCGGTGAGGAGACCGCCCTGCTTGAATCGCTCGAAGGCAAACGCGGACAGCCTCGCGTACGTCCGCCCTTCCCGCCTTCATATGGTCTGTACGGCAAGCCGACCATCATCAATAACGTTGAAACCTTTACCAACGTGCCTCCCATTCTTACAAACGGCGCGGACTGGTACAAAAGCATTGGCACCGCCGACAGCGCAGGCGTAAAGATCTTCTCGCTTTCGGGGCGTGTGCGCAAGCCTGGTAATTATGAATTGCCCTTTGGCGCGACCTTCCGTCACTTGATCTACGAACATGGCATGGGCATTCAGGATGGCAGGTCTGTCAAGGCGATCATGCCTGCTGGCGCATCCTCCTCGCTCATCGTCGTGGATGACAAGGTGCTGGATACGCCCATGGACTACGCCTCTGTCCGCACGATCGGCGGCGATCTTGGATCCGCCTCCGTGATCGTGCTGGATGACACCGTGGATATTGACTGGGTGATCAATAAGACCATCCACTTTTTCAAGCACGAATCCTGCGGTAAATGTACTCCCTGCCGCGAAGGCAACTATTGGATGCGGCATCTCACCGAGCGCATTCATTCCGGCGGCGGCTCGACCGGTGATGTTGACCTCCTGCTGAACGTTGCCAAACAGATGCAGGGGAAATGCCTGTGCGCGCTGGGCGAATTCTCCACCATGGCGGTGGTGACCGGCATTGAACGGTTCCCGCAGGACTTCAAGAAAGCGGTAAAAGCGTAA
- a CDS encoding NAD(P)H-dependent oxidoreductase subunit E, with protein MSLEKTHPKEVKQILSKYPPEHKRSAVMPLLYLAQREEGYVTKDAMKDIAQILDITETDVASIIGFYTLYHDKKAGKYRMQICTDLPCALRGADEFLDNLCSNLGVKVGETTEDGLVTLEAVMCLAACDRTPMFQTQGPDGIKYHEYMTVDRTMELIDALKRGNGEEK; from the coding sequence ATGAGTCTTGAGAAAACCCACCCGAAGGAAGTAAAACAGATCCTTTCGAAATACCCGCCTGAGCACAAACGCTCGGCGGTCATGCCTCTTCTTTATCTCGCCCAGCGCGAGGAAGGGTACGTCACGAAAGACGCGATGAAGGACATCGCCCAGATCCTGGACATTACCGAAACGGACGTCGCCTCCATTATTGGGTTCTACACCCTATATCATGATAAAAAAGCAGGCAAATATCGCATGCAAATCTGCACCGATTTGCCCTGTGCCCTGCGCGGCGCGGACGAATTCCTCGATAACCTGTGTTCCAATCTTGGCGTCAAGGTCGGAGAAACGACGGAGGACGGGCTGGTCACGCTCGAAGCGGTCATGTGCCTCGCCGCATGCGACCGTACGCCCATGTTCCAAACGCAGGGACCGGACGGCATCAAATATCACGAATATATGACGGTGGACCGCACAATGGAACTCATCGATGCGCTGAAACGCGGCAATGGGGAGGAGAAATAA
- the nuoD gene encoding NADH dehydrogenase (quinone) subunit D, whose translation MTQIEEVTIDQYKHLVSERALTGETMLLNMGPQHPSTHGVLRLLLELDGEVIVNCIPDIGFLHTGIEKNMEAKTFQKAEVMTDRLDYMNTMGNNLAYCMAVEKLVDLDVPPRAQALRVILVELQRIASHLVWLGTSGLDLAAMSMFLYCFREREQILDIFELVSGQRMMTTYIRPGGVWRDVPVEFETAVRDFLKIFPKRIDEYERLLTKNPLFIDRMVDIGYLSKETALSYGVTGPMLRASGVDWDLRKVRPYMGYEQYDFNVPVRTEGDTYARYLVRIDELRETLKIIEQALNKLPMGPVRSDNRKFVTPPRSEIGVSMEALIHHFKLWTEGFPAPDADIYCAIESPRGELGVLLAGDGGPKPRRVHMRTPSFDNLAVLSEMVKGLLVADLVAVLASTDIVLGDIDR comes from the coding sequence ATGACCCAGATCGAAGAAGTCACCATAGATCAATACAAGCACCTCGTTTCGGAGCGCGCGCTTACCGGCGAAACCATGCTCCTGAACATGGGTCCCCAGCATCCGTCCACGCATGGTGTGCTGCGTCTATTGCTGGAACTGGACGGCGAGGTGATCGTCAACTGCATCCCCGATATCGGCTTTTTGCACACCGGCATCGAAAAGAATATGGAAGCCAAGACCTTCCAAAAAGCCGAAGTAATGACCGACCGCCTTGACTACATGAACACGATGGGCAATAACCTCGCCTACTGCATGGCGGTGGAAAAACTGGTGGATCTGGATGTGCCGCCCCGCGCACAGGCATTACGCGTGATCCTGGTGGAACTCCAACGCATCGCATCCCATTTGGTCTGGCTCGGCACCTCAGGCTTGGACCTCGCTGCGATGTCCATGTTCCTCTATTGTTTCCGCGAACGCGAGCAGATCCTCGATATCTTCGAACTGGTCTCCGGTCAGCGCATGATGACGACCTACATCCGTCCCGGCGGAGTCTGGCGCGATGTGCCGGTGGAATTCGAAACCGCCGTGCGTGATTTTCTTAAGATCTTCCCCAAACGCATCGATGAATACGAACGCCTGTTGACGAAAAACCCGCTCTTCATTGACCGTATGGTGGATATCGGCTACCTGAGTAAGGAAACCGCCCTGTCCTATGGCGTCACCGGTCCGATGCTTCGCGCTTCGGGCGTGGACTGGGATCTGCGAAAAGTCCGCCCGTACATGGGCTATGAACAATACGACTTTAACGTCCCTGTGCGCACAGAAGGAGACACGTATGCGCGCTATCTTGTTCGCATTGATGAATTGCGCGAAACGCTGAAGATCATTGAACAGGCATTGAACAAACTGCCGATGGGACCCGTCCGCTCGGATAACCGCAAGTTCGTCACGCCGCCGCGTTCAGAGATCGGCGTGAGCATGGAGGCGCTTATCCATCACTTCAAGTTGTGGACGGAAGGTTTCCCCGCCCCGGACGCGGATATTTACTGTGCCATTGAATCCCCGCGCGGTGAACTGGGCGTCCTGCTCGCAGGGGATGGCGGACCCAAACCCCGCCGCGTTCATATGAGAACACCGTCCTTTGACAATCTTGCCGTGCTTTCGGAAATGGTCAAAGGACTTTTGGTGGCGGACCTTGTCGCGGTGCTCGCCTCCACTGACATCGTCCTCGGAGATATTGACCGATGA
- a CDS encoding NADH-quinone oxidoreductase subunit C: MEKKLEPIVKALQEKFGVTVDEFRGEVHCFLKSEQIVDALTLMRDEHSFELLSVLTAVDYYPQTSPRFHVIYQLTSLSQNLSLQLRVPLNGDSLKVPTVTRVFKMAIWRERELFDMFGIEVDGHPDPRRILMPDDTEGHPLRRDFPLGYEEPQFTFNFDEIDLRKPYAKE, from the coding sequence ATGGAAAAAAAACTCGAACCAATCGTAAAGGCATTGCAGGAAAAGTTCGGCGTAACGGTGGATGAATTCCGCGGCGAAGTGCATTGCTTTCTCAAATCTGAGCAGATCGTGGATGCGCTCACCCTTATGCGCGACGAACATTCCTTTGAATTGCTCTCGGTGCTGACGGCGGTGGATTATTACCCGCAAACCTCGCCGCGTTTTCACGTCATCTATCAATTGACATCGCTCTCGCAGAATCTGTCCCTGCAGTTGCGGGTTCCTTTAAACGGAGACAGCCTCAAGGTCCCGACGGTGACGCGCGTTTTCAAGATGGCAATCTGGCGCGAGCGTGAACTGTTCGACATGTTCGGTATCGAAGTGGACGGGCATCCCGATCCGCGCCGCATCTTGATGCCTGATGATACGGAAGGACATCCTTTGCGCAGGGATTTTCCGCTCGGCTACGAAGAACCGCAGTTCACCTTCAACTTTGATGAGATCGACCTGCGCAAGCCGTACGCAAAGGAATAA
- a CDS encoding NADH-quinone oxidoreductase subunit B family protein: protein MGVEQKLGNMGVVTTTLENMVNWSRTNAMWPMLFGLACCAIEMMSAQSASYDMSRFGMELMRASPRQSDLMIVAGRVSKKMGPVLRRLYDQMPEPKWVIAMGDCASCGGVFNNYAIYQGVDEVVPVDVFVAGCPPRPEALIHGILTVHEKVKASKFKDLAAT, encoded by the coding sequence ATGGGAGTAGAGCAGAAACTTGGAAATATGGGCGTGGTGACCACCACGCTGGAGAACATGGTCAACTGGTCGCGCACGAATGCCATGTGGCCCATGCTGTTCGGTCTGGCGTGCTGTGCCATTGAAATGATGTCCGCCCAATCCGCCAGCTACGATATGAGCCGCTTCGGCATGGAATTGATGCGCGCCAGCCCGCGCCAGTCTGACCTGATGATCGTGGCGGGGCGCGTCTCGAAGAAAATGGGACCTGTCCTGCGCCGCTTGTATGACCAGATGCCCGAACCCAAATGGGTGATCGCGATGGGCGATTGCGCCTCCTGCGGCGGCGTATTCAATAACTATGCCATCTATCAGGGCGTGGATGAAGTCGTTCCGGTGGATGTGTTCGTGGCGGGGTGTCCGCCGCGCCCCGAGGCATTGATCCATGGGATTTTGACCGTCCATGAAAAGGTGAAGGCGTCCAAGTTCAAGGATCTGGCTGCCACTTAA
- a CDS encoding NADH-quinone oxidoreductase subunit A, with protein MLLEYIAIAVMIAVATLIAFIAIGLGELFGPKKKSAAKDMPYESGMTPYGEGTRRMPVRFYLVAVMFILFDIEVVFLLPWAIAFRQLGLFGLIEMAIFIIILLIGYVYAWKKGALEWE; from the coding sequence ATGCTGCTGGAATATATTGCTATTGCGGTGATGATCGCAGTAGCCACACTTATTGCATTTATTGCAATCGGGCTGGGGGAGTTGTTCGGACCAAAGAAAAAATCTGCTGCAAAAGACATGCCGTACGAATCGGGCATGACGCCATACGGTGAAGGAACACGGCGTATGCCTGTCCGCTTCTACCTTGTCGCTGTGATGTTCATTCTCTTCGATATCGAAGTCGTCTTTCTTTTGCCGTGGGCGATCGCTTTCCGCCAGCTCGGTCTGTTCGGCTTGATCGAGATGGCGATCTTTATAATTATCCTGCTTATCGGTTATGTGTATGCATGGAAGAAAGGAGCGCTCGAATGGGAGTAG